Within the Microbispora sp. ZYX-F-249 genome, the region TCGCGGAGCTGGAGGCGGGCAGGCCGCAGCCGGACCCGAGCCTGCTCGTGACCTGTCCTGACAACCACGGGCCTGACAACCACGGGCCTGACAACCACGGGCCTGACAACCACGGACCTGACAACCACGGGTCCGGCAGCCACGGGCCTCACAACCACCGGCCCGCCGTGCTCAGCGTGCTGGAGCCCGCCCCCAACACGCGCGGCGAAGCCGACTGGACGGCGCTCACCCCCCGCCTCATGGAGCGCATGCTGGACCGGCTCGCCGGCCTCGGGTACGGCGACCTGTCCGGCACGCCCCGGCTGGTGTTCGATCCCCCCGCCTGGCGGCGGCGCGGCCACTCGGCCGGCACGCCCTTCGCGCTCGACGCCCGTTTCACCCAGACTGCGTGGTTCCGTCCGTCCGGCCAGGCCCGGCGGGTCCCCGGCCTCCACTTCGCGGGCATGTACACGGCGCCCGGCGTCGGGGTGCCGCCCGTGCTGATCTCCGGCCGCCTGGCCGCCGAGCGCATCCTGGAGAGCACCCCATGAGCGCGCCACCACAGGCGCCGGCCGCGACGCTGACGGCCGGCTACGAGCGGTGCCGCAGGCTGCACGCGAGCTACGGCCGCTCGTACTACCTGGCCACCCGCCTGCTGCCCGCCTGGAAACGGCCGCACGTCCACGCGTTGTACGGCTTCGCCCGTTACGCCGACGAGATCGTGGACTCGTTCGCGGTGACCGGCGACCGGTCCGCGGCGCTGGAGCGCCTGTCCTCCCGGCTCGCCGCCGCGCTGGACGGCGAACACGTCCGCGATCCGGTGCTCCCCGCCTTCACGCACACGGTGCGGGCGTTCGGGATCGACCACGCCGACGTGCGGGCGTTCCTCGCGTCCATGCGCGCCGACCTCACCGTGGACCGGTACGCGACCTACGACGACCTGCTGGGATACATGGAAGGATCGGCGGCGGTCATCGGGACGATGATGCTGCCGGTGCTGGAGGCCCTGCCGGGCGAGGAGGGGCGGGCCCGCGAGCCCGCCCGCCAGCTCGGGCTGGCCTTCCAGCTCACCAACTTCATCCGCGACGTGCGCGAGGACCTGACGCGGGGCCGCGTCTACCTGCCGCTCGCCGACCTCGACAAGTTCGGCGTGACGGAGGCCGACCTGGCCGCGCCGTCCGCCGCGCCGGCCGTGCGGGAGCTGGTGGCCTACGAGTGCGACCGCGCCCGCGACCACTACCGGCGGGCCCGTGACGGGATCGCGCTGCTCGCGCCGTCGTCCCGCCCCTGCATCAGGGCGGCGTACGAGCTGTACGGCGGCATCCTGGACGAGATCGGGGCGGCCGGGCACGACGTGCTGGCGAGGCGGGCCAGGGTCTCCCGGCGGCGCAGGCTCGCGATCTTCGCCCGGCACCTGTTCGCCGCGCGGGCCGCCGCCCGCGCCGAACGCCGGGTGGAGGTGGCGTGATGTCCCGCCCGGTCGTCGTGGACGCCATGGGCGGCGACCACGGGCCCGCGGAGGTCGTCCGGGGGGCGGTCGAGGCGTGGCGGGATCACGGCGTGCCGGTCGTCCTCGTCGGCCGGGCCGGGGTCGTGCGCGGGGAACTGGCCCGGCTCGGGGCGGCGGGCGAGATCGACGTCGCGCACGCCGCCGACGTCGTGCCGATGACCGAGCGGGGCGCGGGTGCGGTCCGCATGGTCCGCTCCAGCATGTCCGTCGGCTTCGACCTCCTGCGGGAGGGAGCCGGCGGGGCCTTCGTGTCGGCGGGGTCCACCGGGGCCGTGGTCGCCTGCGCGGCCGACCGGCTCGGCACCGCGCCCGCCGTGCTGCGCCCCGCGCTGGCCGTGGCGCTGCCGACCACGGCGGGCGGGGTCACCGTGCTGATCGACGCCGGCGCGACCGTGGACCCGATGCCCGAGATGATCGCCCAGTTCGCGCTGCTCGGGGCGTCGTACGCGCAGCTCGTGCTGGGCGTGGCCGACCCTCGCGTCGGGTTGCTGTCGATCGGCGCGGAGCCCGGCAAGGGGAACCGGCTGACCCGCCGGGCCGAGACCCTGCTGCGCGGCCTGCCGCTGCGTTTCCACGGCAACGTGGAGGGCGGCGACGTGCTCACCGGGGTCGTCGACGTGATCGTGACCGACGGGTTCACCGGCAACGTCGTGCTGAAGAACGTGGAGGGGACCGTGCGCGCCACGCTCGCCCTCGCGGCGGCGGAGGGCGTGGCCGCTCCGGCCGGCCTCGGCCGGGTGGCGGCCCGCTACGATCCCGAGACGCACGGCGGCGCGGCCCTCCTCGGGCTCACCCGCACCGTCGTCGTGGCGCACGGCAACTCCCGGGCCGGGACCGTCGCCCGGGCCTGCGTGGTGGCGCGCGACCTCGCCGAGGGCGAGGTCGTCGCCCGGCTCGGCGACCGGCTCGCCGTCCAGCCCGCGCCGTGATCTCCCGCGAGGCCGGGCGTCCCGGCGGTTCAGGGATCGGCTCGCCGACCCGCGAGGGGATCGGCGCCGTCCCAGGCGCCCACGCTCGCGTAGGGAATGAACCGGGCGAACAGCTCCTCGGAGTACCAGTCGTGGGCGCGGACCCGTTCGACGACCTCACGGTGCGCCCGCCCGGCGTAGGCGAACGCGCGGACGGCGGCGGCGTCGCGCCACAGGGAGAAGGTGGCCTGCCGGGCCAGCGGCCACTCCCCCAGCCCGACGGAGGCGAGGCAGCCCTCCTGGGCCCGCAGCAATCCCTCGACGGCGGGCACGGAGCGGTAGAACGCGACCAGTCGCGACGGCCGGATCGACGCCCGGGTCAGCACCGCCACGGGCCCGTCCTGCGGCCCCGCCGTGGCCTGCGACCTCGCGCGCCCGGGCACGGGTGTGAACGGCTCGGCCCCGTTCCAGCGCCCGCGCGAGGCGATCGGCGCGAGCCGTACGTGCCAGGCCTCGACGGCCTCGCGCCGCCACCTGGCGGGGATCGGCGAGCGTGCCAGGAACTCCTCGAACGCCCGCTCGTCCCGCCAGACGGCGAGCAGCGCCCAGCGGCGCAGGTCGGCGCCGAGGGTCATCGACGCCCCCCGGCCCGAGCCGAGCAGCCGCCAGAACAGCAGCCCCCCGGTGCGGCGGAGCACCGGGCGGTCGAAGGCCATGTGACGCATGGCCCCCCGGTCCGCGTATCGCTGGAGGTGGAACGTGACGACGCTCCCGCCGCTCGTCCCCCTGCTGGTGGCGCTCATCGGCGGCTACCTTCTCGGCTCGGTTCCGGTCGCGGTGCTGGTCGCGGGGCGGCGGGGCGTCGATCCCCGGGAGATCGGCGACCGCAACCCCGGCTTCTGGAACGTGCGCGAACGGCTCGGCGGCCGGACGGCCGCGCCGGTCTTCGCCGGGGACATGGCCAAGGGCGTGCTCGCCGGGCTGCTCGGCCTGCTGGCCGGCGGCGCCCACACCACCGGGCCGGGGGTGGTCGCGGGCCCGAGCGTCCCCGCGGCGTACCTGGCGGTGGGCGCGGCGATGATCGGGCACGCCTGGCCGGTCTTCGCCGGGTTCCGCGGCGGGCGGTCGGTGCTGACCTTCGCCGGCGGCGTCGCGGTGATCTGCCCGCCCGCGTTCGGGCTCGCGCTCGCCGTTCTCGGGGTGGTCTTCCTGCTCACCCGGTCGTTCGCGGCCGGGGCCCGGGCCGGGGTGTTCGCGATCCCGCTGCTGCAACTGCCGTTCGCGCCGATCGGCCACGTCGCCGCGACCGGCGCGCTCATGTGCCTCATCGGGCTGCGCTTCGGGCAGGCGGCGCTGGCCGCGCGCCGCGCCTGACGGCACCCGTCTCCGCCGCGCCACCGGCGGGGAAGACGGGGTAGGCGCGGCTCCGCCAGGTCCTGACGGGCCGCAGCGTCGCCTGCGTCAGCCGTACGGCCGTGGCCGGGTCGAGCAGGAACGACAGCGCCACGCCCGCGCCGGGCCGGGCGTAGCTGCGCCGCAGCGCGGTGGCGAGCAGCACCCGTACGGCGAGCAGCGCCAGGTCGAGCCGGGTCGGCCGCCCGGCGGCCAGGCGGAGCGCCGGCAACGCGGCGGCGAGCCAGACGACGGCGAGGTCGGCCGCCTGCCACGCGGGGCGGGTGACGTCGCGCAGCGGCAGCGAGCGCCCCCACTCCCGCCACACCCCGGCCGCCGACTCGTGCATGTCGACCTCCAGCAGTCCCCCCGCGTCGAGGAAGCCGACCCTCCAGCCGCCGGCGGCGAGGGCCCTGGCGAGGGCGACGTCGTCGGTCATGTGCCCCCGCACCCGGGCGAAGCCGTCGGCCCGCCGCATCGCCTCCCGCCGGAAGGCCAGGCACTGGCCGTTGGCCACCACCCGGTGGGGCGGCGGCGGCGCGGGGGGACCGATGGGGCCGAACCGGTAGACCAGCGTGGCGAGGAACGACGCGTGCAGCGCCTGCTCGGCGAACCCGTCGCAGACGAAACGGGGGCCCGCGCTGACCAGGTCGTGGTCACGGAGGGCGGCGGCGAGTGCGCCGAACAGGCCCGGCCGGGGCCGCGTGTCGGCGTCCAAAGTGACCACGATCTCGCCGCGCGCCCGCGACAGCCCCTGGTGCAGCGCCCACTGCTTGCCCACCCAGCCGTCCGGCAGCGGGCGTCCGCGCACCACCGTCGCGCCGTACGCGGCGGCGAGCCGCGCGGTGCCGTCCGAGGACTCGTCGTCCACCACGATGACCTCGGCGACGGCGGGGTCGGCCAGCACCGCCCGCAGGCAGGGCCCGAGCCTGCGCTCCTCGTCCCTGGCCGGGATGACCACCGAGATGCCCGGACGTCCCCCATCGGGGGCCACGCCACGGCCGGCGCGGGCCGCCGAGGCGCCGCCTCCGGCCGCACCGCCGCCCGGCCCGGTCGCCCGGCCGCCGGCGCCGGGGGGCGGGCCCGGCAGGGGCGCGGCGAGCGGAGGGAGCCGCCGCCGGCCGCGCGCGAGGCGCACCAGCACGACGAGGGCCGCCGCCGCCTGGGCGGCGGCGAGCACCCGCGCGCCGGTCCCGGCTCGTCCGGCCCCAGGGCGCCCTGCCGTCCCGGCCGCGCCGGTTCTCACGGGTGTGCCTTTCCCTGGCGACGGGCGGAGCGGGGGAAGTCGCGGCGCACCAGCGCGGCCACGATCCGGCCGCCCATCGCCACCAGCGGCAGCCCGCCTCCCGGATGCGCGGACCCGCCGACGAGGTACAGCCCGCGCAGCGGCCCCCGGTTGCCGGGGCGGCGGAAGGGGGCGAGCGGGCCGCCGTAGGCGCCGCCGTAGATCGCCCCGCCCCACGCGCCGTACCGGTCGCGCAGGTCGGCCGGGGTCAGCAGGTCGAGGAAGCGCAGCCGTCCGGACAGGTCGTGGCCCCTGCTCGCCAGGCGGCCGAGGACGAGCTCCGCGTACGCCTCGGGCGGCATCGGCCAGCGCGCGGGGTCGCCGGCGGGGACGTTCACCAGCATGCTCCAGCTCTCCGCGCCCGCGGGAGCCTGGGTGGGGTCGTCCACCACGGGGCGGGCGATGTAGACCGTGGGGTCCTCCGGCGGCCGCCGCCGGTCGAAGATGTCGCCGAACTCGCGCCGGTAGTCGGCGGAGAACACGACCGAGTGGTGCGGCATGCCCTCGGTCCGCCCCTCCACGGCGGCGAGCAGCAGGAAGGCGGACGACGACAGCCCCAGCCCGGCGATCCGGCGGAGCCGGGCACGGTCGGGCAGGAGCCGCCCGTACAGCGCCGCCGCGTCGGCGTTGACGATCACGATGTCGGCCCGGACCGCCTCGCCCCGGGCCGTGCGGACGCCGCCGACCCGCCCCGGGCCCGCGATCAGTTCGGTGATCTCGGTCTCCAGACGGACCTCGACGCCCGCCTTGTCGAGCGACGCGGCCAGCGCGTCGGCGAGCCGGGGCAGCCCGCCCCGCACGTACCACCCGCCGTCTCCGTGCTCGATGGCGGGGACGCAGCCCAGGGCGGCGGGCGCGCGGTAGGGGCTCGACCCGGCGTAGGTGGCGTAGCGGCCGACGTACTGACGCAGGCGGGCGTCCCGGAAGAACCGGGCGGCCAGCGCGTCCAGGGTGCGGCCGGGCGCGACCGCGAGCAGGTCGCCCGGCCGGGGCCGCGCGACGGGGCCGCGCCACCCGGCGTCCGGCCGTCCGCCCGTGATCTCGGCGGCACGCCGGCCGGACCACGGGATCGGCGGCTCGACGACGGGCCCGGACAGCGGTCCGGCGAAGAAGGTGCGCATCGAGGCGTCCAGGCAGCGCCCGGCCCAGCGGTGGTAGGCCCGCCAGTGGCGGCCCTCGCCCGGCGCGAGCCGGTCCACCGCCTCCGCCGTACGCTCCGGGTCGCGGTAGGTGGACAGCGCCGAGCCGTCCGGCCAGTGGTAGCGGCACAGCTCGTCGAGTTCGAGCAGGTCGAGCGGGACGCCGAGGTCCAGGAAGAGGCCGGGCAGCGTGAGCAGCGAGGGGCCGATCGAGAACGTGAAGCCGTCCCGCCTGTGCTCGGCCAGCTTGCCGCCCAGACGGGGCAGCCGCTCGTAGACGCGCACCTCGTGCCCGTCCCGCGCGAGCAGCAGGGCGGCCGCCATGCCGCCGACGCCGCCCCCGACCACGATCACCTCCGCCATGCGCGCCCCCAGGCGAGCAGGGCGAACGTGCCCATCGCGAGCCCTCCGGCGGCGGCCACGAACGGGTCGGGCGGCCGGAAGACAACGGCGAAGCCGACGGTCTCCATCGCCGCCATGACCGTGTAGAGGGCGACCAGCCCGGTGGCCCCCGCCCGGCCGCCGTCCGTACGGCCCGTGAGGCGGTCGACGAGCGTCATGACCAGGAGGGAGACCAGCAGCCACCCGGCGAAGTTGCCGAGCGGCACCCCGCGGTACGGCCCGGGCTCCGCCCAGACCCACAGCCCGAGGCGGAGCATCTGCGGGTCGAGGAACAGGTCCCAGGCGGTGAGCGCCAGTGCGCCGGCGAGGATCGGGATCAGCCGGCCGCGCGGCGCCACGCGGCGGGCGACGGCGTGGGCGGCCAGGCCCATGCCGCCCCACGCGAGGGCGACGATCAACGGGACGCCCCCGGGCCGCGGCCACAGGGCGTCGGTGTAGCGGTAGTCGCCGAAGGGCAGGCCGGTCCTGGTGCCGGCCCACTCGGCGGCGAAACCCGCCGCCACCGCCGCCGCGAACGCGCCCGCCGCCCTGCCCGGGCCGTACGCCGCCGCCGCGAAGGCGAGCGCGCTCACCGCGAGCAGGACCACGACCACGGTGGTGAGGCGCAGGTCGTGGGGCCGCAGCCCCGTCGCGATCTGGGCGGCCGTCATCGCGGCCAGCGCGAGCACACCGGCCACCCGGACCAGACCGGCCGCGCGGACCATGCCGGGCACCCGCGCCACAGCGCCCGTGGGGACCATGCGGACCAGCCGGACCATGCGGACCATGCGGGCCACACCGGCCATGCCGACCGTGCCGACCGTGCCGGCACTGTTCGGCCGTGTCCCGCCCGGCGGCCGGGCCGGCCACGGCCCCGTCAGGCGCGGCCGGCGTGATCCGCGCCGCCCGGCGGGCGTGCCGTCATCCTCGGCCGCCCTCTTCTCTGTGGCATCCCACGTCTCCACACAGGGTGATTCGAGCCGATCCCCCCGATCGGATGCCCCCGGCCCACGCGGGGCGGCTCATCGGCCGCGGGCACGCCGTGACGGCGGGGTCACCAGCGGTGGTGCACCTGCGGACGGATCAGGTCGTCGTAGATCCCGCGGACCGCGTCGTGCGTCTCGGCCGGCAGAGCGGGGAACCGCGCCGCCGCCGCGTTGGCCTCGGCCTGGTTCGGGTTGCGGGCGCCGGGGATCACGACGCTGACCCCGGGCTGGTCGATGATCCAGCGCAGCGCGAACTGCGCCATCGTCATGCCCTCGGGCACCAGGTCGCGCAGCCGGTCGACCGCCTGGAGGCCGACGCCGTACTCGACGCCGGAGAAGGTCTCGCCGACGTCGAACGCCTCGCCCTGACGGTTGAAGTTGCGGTGGTCGTCCTCGGCGAAGACCGTCTGCGGGCCGTACCTGCCCGACAGCAGGCCGCTGGCGAGCGGAACCCGGGCGATGATGCCCACACCGGCCTTCTCCGCGGCGGGCAGAACCTCGTCCAGCGGCTTCAGCCGGAAGGCGTTGAGGATGATCTGCACGGTGGCCACGCCGGGCCGCGCGATCGCGGTCAGCGCCTCGGACACCGTCTCCACGCTCACGCCGTACGCGGCGACGCGGCCCTCGGAGACCAGCGTGTCGAGCGCGTCGAAGACCTCGTCGGTGTCGAAGACGGCGCTCGGCGGGCAGTGGAGCTGCACCAGGTCGAGCGTGTCGACGCCCAGGTTGGCGCGGGATCGGTCGGTCCAGGCGCGGAAATTGTCGAGGGTGTAGACGTCGGGCGTCTGCTGCACCCTGCGGCCCATCTTCGTGGCCACGGTCAGGCCGGGGCGCTCCTTCAGCAGCTTTCCGATGATCTTCTCGCTGCGGCCGTCGCCGTACACGTCGGCCGTGTCGATGAAGGTGGTCCCGGCGTCGACCGCGGCGTCGAGCGTGGCCATGGCGTCCGCCTCGCTCACCTCGCCCCAGTCGGCCCCGAGCTGCCAGGCTCCCAGCCCGACGACGCCAACCTGCCTGCCCGTCCTGCCCAACACGCGCTGTTCCATGAGGTCAGATCGTAGCGGGGCAGCTCAGGCGGGGGGTGCTCCACCCGCCAGGTAGCGCAGGAACCAGTCGCGGGCGAGCCGCGCCACCGTCTCCAGGGCGCCCGGCTCCTCGAACAGATGCGTGGCCCGGGGCACGATCTCCAGCTCCACCGGCGCGGTGATCGCCCGCATCGCCGTCCTGTTGAGGTCGAGCACGACGGAGTCGCGCTCCCCCACGATCAGCAGCGTCGGCTGGCGCACCGAGCGGAGCGCGTCCCCCGCGAGGTCGGGCCTGCCGCCCCTGGACACCACCGCCCCGACGCCGCCGGGCCGCGCCGCCGCGGCGACGAGCGCGGCGGCGGCGCCCGTGCTCGCGCCGAACAGCCCGACGGGCAGGCCACCGGGCAGGCCACCGGCGGCCTCGCCCCCGGGCAGCCGGTCGGCCAGCCCGCCCACCCGTTCCGCGAGCAGGCCGATGTCGAAGCGCAGGTGACCGGTGACGGCGTCGGCGCGCTCCTCCTCCATCGTGAGCAGGTCGGCCAGGACGGTGGCCAGCCCGGCCCGCTGCAGCTCCCCCGCGACGTAGCGGTTGCGCGGGCTGTGCCGGCCGCTGCCACTGCCGTGGGCGAACAGCACCGCCCCCCTGGCCTCCCCGGGAACCACGACGTCCGCGTCGAGCACGACCCCGCCGACGGGGATCCGCACGCTGAGTCCGACTCCGCTCATGACGCCCGCCCTCCCCGGCCGCGCCCGGCTGAGCTCCGCTGAGCTCCATGGAACTCCGCCGGCCTCGGCCGGCCTCCGTGGAACAACCGGGCGTACCCCTGGCCGGTCCCGGCAAACCGCGCGATCCGCCCGAGGGGAGCGGGCGGCGTCAGGAGCGGCGCGAGCGCAACGCCTTGAGCACGCGCACGCCGCCGTCACCCGGGCCGCTGTCCCCCGGGCCGCTGTCCCCCGGGCCCGTCTCTCCCGGGCCACTGTCGCCCGGGCCGCCGGCCCGACCCTCCACCAGGCGCCGGTACTCCTCCGACTCCATCGGGCACAGCGCGATCCGGCCGTCCCGGTCGAACAGCAGCCCCCAGCCGTACTTCTTGGGCAGGGGCGAGGCCCGCAGGCAGGCCTGGGAGCGGGAGAAGAACTCCTTCCTGAGCTCCGCGCGCCGCTGTTGCGACAGGTCCCGCGGCGGCGGGTCCTGCCGGCGCAGCCAGGTCTCGAACAGCACGTCCTCCTGCGTCAGGCCGTACGGCGCGCCGGAGATCAGTTCGTACTGCAGGACGGCGACGGTCGGTCTGCCGCCCCTGGGCTTGGGCACCTCCGCGGCGTCCACCGGGCAGTCCTCGGCGACCGCGATGAGCGTCGAGTAGTAGTTGAGATCCTCGGCCATGGCTCCACTATGCCCCGCTCGACCGGCGGCCGGCCCGGGGACGGCCGGGGTCAGGAGCGCGCGCCGGATCTCGACGGCGGGCGCGGCTCCGGGATGAGGCGCACCCCCTCGGGCAGGCCGCACACCCGCACCGCGCCGCTGCCCTCCCGGGCCTCCAGGTCCACCCGCGTGCCCGCCAGCGGCATGCCGGAGATGCGCAGGTCCCCGAACCCCTCCGGCAGCACCGGCGCGATCCACACCTTGCCGCTCGGCACCCACGGGTCGATGCGCAGCAGGAGCCGTACGAGCTGGACCGGGGTGGCCGAGGCCCACGCCTGCGGCGAGCACGAGGTCGGGTACGGCACCGGCACGTCGAACTCCCCCCGGTCGAACCCGCAGAACAGCTCCGGCAGCCGGTCGCCGAAGGCGCGGGCGGCGTCGAGCAGCCCCATGGCGATGCGCTGGGCCTCCTCCACGAAGCCGTAGCGCATGAGCCCGGCCGCGGTGAGCGCGCTGTCGTGCGGCCAGACGGAGCCGTTGTGGTAGCTCATCGGGTTGTAGGCGCCCATGTCGGAGGCGAGGGTGCGGACGCCGAAGCCGGTGAACATCCGCGGTGACAACAGATGCGCGGCCACGGCCGCCGCCTTGTCGCGGTCGACGATGCCCGACCACAGGCAGTGCCCCATGTTGGAGGCGAGGGCGTCGATCGGGCGGCCCTCGTGGTCGAGCCCGACGGCGAAGTAACCGCGGTCGGGCAGCCAGAACCGCTCGTTGAACCGGGCGCGCAGCTCGGCGGCCCGGTCCCGGTAGCGCCGCTCGGTCTCGGTGTCGCCCGCCTCACGGGCGAAGTAGTGGCGGGCGACGTAGGCGGCGTAGACGTAGCCCTGCGCCTCCGCCAGGGCGACGGGCGGCCGGGCGATCACGCCGTCCGCGTAGTTGATGCCGTCGAAGGAGTCCTTCCAGCCCTGGTTGAGCAGGCCCTGGTCGGTCTTGCGCCGGTACCACAGGAACCCGTCCCGCATGCCGTACCGCTCGATCCACTCCAGCGCGGCGTCGGCGTGCGGGAGCAGCCGCTCGATCGACTCCCGGTGCAGGCCCCATCGGCGCAGCTCGCCGAGGAGGATCACGAACAGCGGGCTCGCGTCCACCGAGCCGTAGTAGGCGCGCCCGCCGGTCGTCGTGTCGTCCTGCCGGGCGCCGTACCTCAGCTCGTGCATGATCTTCCCCGGCTCCTCCTCGCTCAGCTGGTCGACCTTGGTGCCCTGCAGATCGGCCAGCCGGCACAGCGTGCCGTACGCCAGGTCGGGGTCGAGCGGCAGGGCCAGCCACGAGGTCAGCAAGGAGTCACGGCCGAACAGCGTCATGAACCAGGGCGCCCCGGCGGCGACGGTGGGCGGCAGCTCGGGATGCTCGGGGTCGAACAGCCGCAGCGCGCCGAGGTCGTCGAAGGCCTGGCGCAAAATCCCCGCCAGGGAGACGTTGGTCGTCGTCACCTCGGGCAGGCGCCTGCGCCACTCGAACAACCGGCCCGCCCGCTCCGCCAGCGCGGGCGACAGCCGCTTCCCCGAATACCACGGCTCGGTCTCGGCCCCCTCGATGATCGGGTTGACCTGGACGTCGGCCGTCCACTCGCCGCGCGGCGGCACCACCGCGCGGAAGACCAGCAGGCGCGGGTTGACCACCGGCAGGATCGGGGTGCCGTCGGCCTTGGCCGCCACCCGCACCCCCCGGCCCTTGCTGATCGAGAACATGCGCAGCGACCGCTCCTCCGCCGCGGTCGTCACGTCGGCCACCCAGTGCACCCGGTGGGTCTTCACCTCGAACAGGTCGCACACGTCGGAGCCGACGTGCAGGGTCACCATGCAGCCGGCCGGCTCGTGGGACATGTTGCGGATGGTGATCTCCTCCGACAGCCCGCCGCCGACGTACCGGTCGCGCACGACCAGCAGCGTGCTCTCCGCCTGCCCCGGGCGGGGCGCCGCCCGGCCGACGAAGGTCGCGTGGTACGGCTCGCCCGCGAGGACCTGGAGCTCCTCGACCGGGCCGTCGTCGACGCGCAGCTCCCACTGGGACAGCAGCCGGGTGTCGGCGTAGTAGATCCCCTGCGCCGACCCGGGCAGGATGTCGCCGTTGCGGGCCGATACGCAGAACGATCCCCCGGCCACGAGCGTCATGGCGCCCCCGCCGATGGCGCTGGGCTGTCCCTCGAACGTCCACCCGCTCGTCATGCCGATCACCCCGGCCCCGTCCCCGATCCCCGACGGTTGCCCTCATACCCGGAGACCCTGGCCGCTTTCGCCGCACTTTGAGTCTTATGTCCGTATTGGACGGCACGGTGGCTGGACCGGGGCGGCTTTACCGGCCCATGACCCGGCGTTGCCTACCCTTCCCCCCGTGCGCACGTGGGTGAGTCCGGAAGGGCACGAGGTGGACCTGGTCGTCATCGAGGGCCGCCGGCTGCTGCGCGTCCGTCACCTGGGCTATCACGTGGGCTACTGCGCCTCCGTCGAGGAGGTGGCGGCCCACCTCGATCTCGCGGATCTGGTGGAGGTCGTCGACCTGCGCCGCGCCGCCAGGGCCCGCGCACACGGTTGAGGGGTGAGCCGGTCCGGCTCACCCCTCCGTCGTGTCACCGCCCCGCCTCACGACGGCGCGGGCGCTCAGTCCCAGCCCGGCATGTTCCAGAAGTCGTCGGAGATGGGCGCCTTGGACTGGGCCTTGGCCTGGGCCTTGGGCTTGGCCTGGGGCTTGGCGGCCTTCGCCTTGCCCGGCTTCTGCATGCCCCAGCCCTGCATCTCGCGCACCCAGGCGCCGGCGTCCTCGTCGTCGGTCTTCCGGCTCGACGGCTTACGGGTGAAGTCGTTGCCGGACATCTTGGTGTACGTGGGCTGATTGGACGTGGGGTGCAGGAAGACGTCCTGAGGCGCCCCGCCGCCGTTGTTGCTCTTGCCGGTGGCGGGCATCGTGAACATGGAGCCGTTGGCCGGCTGCGTGCCGTTCGCCTGGTCGCCCGTCCGGGTGATCATCGGAATGTTCGGACCGGCCCCGGTCGGGCCGTCGCCGCGCTGGCCGCCGGCGC harbors:
- a CDS encoding phytoene/squalene synthase family protein encodes the protein MSAPPQAPAATLTAGYERCRRLHASYGRSYYLATRLLPAWKRPHVHALYGFARYADEIVDSFAVTGDRSAALERLSSRLAAALDGEHVRDPVLPAFTHTVRAFGIDHADVRAFLASMRADLTVDRYATYDDLLGYMEGSAAVIGTMMLPVLEALPGEEGRAREPARQLGLAFQLTNFIRDVREDLTRGRVYLPLADLDKFGVTEADLAAPSAAPAVRELVAYECDRARDHYRRARDGIALLAPSSRPCIRAAYELYGGILDEIGAAGHDVLARRARVSRRRRLAIFARHLFAARAAARAERRVEVA
- the plsX gene encoding phosphate acyltransferase PlsX, with the protein product MSRPVVVDAMGGDHGPAEVVRGAVEAWRDHGVPVVLVGRAGVVRGELARLGAAGEIDVAHAADVVPMTERGAGAVRMVRSSMSVGFDLLREGAGGAFVSAGSTGAVVACAADRLGTAPAVLRPALAVALPTTAGGVTVLIDAGATVDPMPEMIAQFALLGASYAQLVLGVADPRVGLLSIGAEPGKGNRLTRRAETLLRGLPLRFHGNVEGGDVLTGVVDVIVTDGFTGNVVLKNVEGTVRATLALAAAEGVAAPAGLGRVAARYDPETHGGAALLGLTRTVVVAHGNSRAGTVARACVVARDLAEGEVVARLGDRLAVQPAP
- a CDS encoding spheroidene monooxygenase; translation: MSATSRGTSGGSVVTFHLQRYADRGAMRHMAFDRPVLRRTGGLLFWRLLGSGRGASMTLGADLRRWALLAVWRDERAFEEFLARSPIPARWRREAVEAWHVRLAPIASRGRWNGAEPFTPVPGRARSQATAGPQDGPVAVLTRASIRPSRLVAFYRSVPAVEGLLRAQEGCLASVGLGEWPLARQATFSLWRDAAAVRAFAYAGRAHREVVERVRAHDWYSEELFARFIPYASVGAWDGADPLAGRRADP
- a CDS encoding glycerol-3-phosphate acyltransferase, which produces MTTLPPLVPLLVALIGGYLLGSVPVAVLVAGRRGVDPREIGDRNPGFWNVRERLGGRTAAPVFAGDMAKGVLAGLLGLLAGGAHTTGPGVVAGPSVPAAYLAVGAAMIGHAWPVFAGFRGGRSVLTFAGGVAVICPPAFGLALAVLGVVFLLTRSFAAGARAGVFAIPLLQLPFAPIGHVAATGALMCLIGLRFGQAALAARRA
- a CDS encoding glycosyltransferase family 2 protein gives rise to the protein MRTGAAGTAGRPGAGRAGTGARVLAAAQAAAALVVLVRLARGRRRLPPLAAPLPGPPPGAGGRATGPGGGAAGGGASAARAGRGVAPDGGRPGISVVIPARDEERRLGPCLRAVLADPAVAEVIVVDDESSDGTARLAAAYGATVVRGRPLPDGWVGKQWALHQGLSRARGEIVVTLDADTRPRPGLFGALAAALRDHDLVSAGPRFVCDGFAEQALHASFLATLVYRFGPIGPPAPPPPHRVVANGQCLAFRREAMRRADGFARVRGHMTDDVALARALAAGGWRVGFLDAGGLLEVDMHESAAGVWREWGRSLPLRDVTRPAWQAADLAVVWLAAALPALRLAAGRPTRLDLALLAVRVLLATALRRSYARPGAGVALSFLLDPATAVRLTQATLRPVRTWRSRAYPVFPAGGAAETGAVRRGARPAPPARSAAR
- a CDS encoding phytoene desaturase family protein; its protein translation is MAEVIVVGGGVGGMAAALLLARDGHEVRVYERLPRLGGKLAEHRRDGFTFSIGPSLLTLPGLFLDLGVPLDLLELDELCRYHWPDGSALSTYRDPERTAEAVDRLAPGEGRHWRAYHRWAGRCLDASMRTFFAGPLSGPVVEPPIPWSGRRAAEITGGRPDAGWRGPVARPRPGDLLAVAPGRTLDALAARFFRDARLRQYVGRYATYAGSSPYRAPAALGCVPAIEHGDGGWYVRGGLPRLADALAASLDKAGVEVRLETEITELIAGPGRVGGVRTARGEAVRADIVIVNADAAALYGRLLPDRARLRRIAGLGLSSSAFLLLAAVEGRTEGMPHHSVVFSADYRREFGDIFDRRRPPEDPTVYIARPVVDDPTQAPAGAESWSMLVNVPAGDPARWPMPPEAYAELVLGRLASRGHDLSGRLRFLDLLTPADLRDRYGAWGGAIYGGAYGGPLAPFRRPGNRGPLRGLYLVGGSAHPGGGLPLVAMGGRIVAALVRRDFPRSARRQGKAHP
- a CDS encoding carotenoid biosynthesis protein — encoded protein: METWDATEKRAAEDDGTPAGRRGSRRPRLTGPWPARPPGGTRPNSAGTVGTVGMAGVARMVRMVRLVRMVPTGAVARVPGMVRAAGLVRVAGVLALAAMTAAQIATGLRPHDLRLTTVVVVLLAVSALAFAAAAYGPGRAAGAFAAAVAAGFAAEWAGTRTGLPFGDYRYTDALWPRPGGVPLIVALAWGGMGLAAHAVARRVAPRGRLIPILAGALALTAWDLFLDPQMLRLGLWVWAEPGPYRGVPLGNFAGWLLVSLLVMTLVDRLTGRTDGGRAGATGLVALYTVMAAMETVGFAVVFRPPDPFVAAAGGLAMGTFALLAWGRAWRR